Proteins co-encoded in one Archangium lipolyticum genomic window:
- a CDS encoding NAD(P)H-dependent glycerol-3-phosphate dehydrogenase has protein sequence MRASVIGSGSFGTALANVLAVNCEQVGLWGREPEIVEAINTRHENPTYLPGIPISARVRASTRLEEALTGAELVVLATPSHATREVVARALPYLPLHAPLVTVAKGIENETLLTMTELLEDCLPEQYHPYIAVLSGPSFAKELAQRMPTVVTIASHWEKVAVRCQKALQTETFRSYTSNDVVGVQYGGALKNVIAIAAGMADGLGMGHNARAAIITRGLAEITRLAVRKGANPLTLSGLSGMGDLVLTCTGELSRNRHVGMELGRGRSLGEILGDMKQVAEGVKTAKSARDLSRKLGVELPICDQVYAIAYEGKNARAAVVELMTRQPKSELT, from the coding sequence ATGCGCGCCAGTGTCATTGGTTCCGGCTCCTTTGGTACCGCCCTCGCCAACGTGCTCGCGGTCAACTGTGAGCAGGTGGGCTTGTGGGGCCGGGAGCCCGAGATCGTCGAGGCCATCAACACCCGCCACGAGAACCCCACCTACCTGCCGGGCATCCCCATCTCCGCGCGCGTCCGGGCCTCGACGCGCCTGGAGGAGGCGCTGACGGGGGCGGAGCTGGTGGTGCTGGCCACGCCCAGCCACGCCACGCGCGAGGTGGTGGCCAGGGCGCTGCCGTACCTGCCCCTGCACGCGCCGCTGGTGACGGTGGCCAAGGGCATCGAGAACGAGACGCTCCTGACGATGACGGAGCTGTTGGAGGACTGCCTGCCGGAGCAATACCACCCCTACATCGCCGTGCTCTCCGGCCCCAGCTTCGCCAAGGAGCTGGCGCAGCGCATGCCCACCGTCGTCACCATCGCCTCGCACTGGGAGAAGGTGGCCGTGCGTTGCCAGAAGGCGCTGCAGACGGAGACGTTCCGCTCCTACACCTCCAATGACGTGGTGGGGGTGCAGTACGGCGGGGCGCTGAAGAACGTCATCGCCATCGCCGCCGGCATGGCGGATGGGTTGGGCATGGGCCACAACGCCCGCGCGGCCATCATCACCCGGGGCCTGGCTGAAATCACCCGTCTGGCGGTGCGCAAGGGGGCCAACCCGCTCACGCTCTCGGGCCTGTCCGGCATGGGGGATCTGGTGCTCACCTGCACCGGCGAGCTCAGCCGCAACCGGCACGTGGGGATGGAGCTGGGCCGGGGCCGCTCGCTGGGGGAAATCCTCGGGGACATGAAGCAGGTGGCCGAGGGCGTGAAGACGGCGAAGAGCGCGCGCGACCTGTCGCGCAAGCTGGGCGTGGAGCTGCCCATCTGCGATCAGGTGTACGCCATCGCCTACGAGGGCAAGAACGCCCGCGCCGCGGTGGTGGAGCTGATGACACGTCAGCCCAAGTCCGAGCTGACGTGA
- the proB gene encoding glutamate 5-kinase produces the protein MNLSGRDAVRAARRVVVKIGTNALTNATGRFNRAHFEALGEDLLWAAQGRELVVVSSGAIALGVERLGLPARPKDIPGKQACAAVGQSRLMQAYEEAFGRADRRVAQVLLTHGDVQDRRRYLNVKHALERLIEAQVVPVINENDTVSVDELKFGDNDTLAGLVAGVVEADVLIVLSDVEGLFTADPRKNPDARLLPQVDAVTPELLALAGGSGSQVGTGGMATKIRAAARVTELGVRCIITSGAVPGRLRSALSGEPVGTLFETPGTRRSARMAWIAHALKPKGRLIVDAGAREAIVVGKRSLLPSGIRSVEGDFGRGDPVDLVDEQGQAFARGLSSYEDGELRRIAGLKSADIESVLGYRYLDEAVHRDDLAVL, from the coding sequence GTGAACCTCTCTGGACGAGACGCGGTGCGCGCTGCCCGGCGCGTGGTGGTGAAGATTGGAACCAACGCCCTGACGAACGCCACGGGCCGCTTCAACCGGGCCCATTTCGAGGCCCTGGGCGAGGATCTGCTCTGGGCGGCCCAGGGCCGGGAGCTGGTGGTGGTGTCCAGCGGTGCCATCGCCCTCGGCGTCGAGCGGCTGGGGCTGCCCGCCCGTCCCAAGGACATCCCCGGCAAGCAGGCGTGCGCGGCGGTGGGCCAGAGCCGTCTCATGCAGGCGTACGAGGAAGCCTTCGGCCGGGCGGATCGGCGCGTGGCCCAGGTGCTCCTCACCCACGGTGACGTGCAGGACCGGCGCCGCTACCTGAACGTGAAGCACGCGCTGGAGCGCCTCATCGAGGCCCAGGTGGTGCCCGTCATCAACGAGAACGACACCGTCTCCGTGGACGAGCTCAAGTTCGGTGACAACGACACCCTGGCGGGCCTGGTGGCGGGCGTGGTGGAGGCCGACGTGCTCATCGTCCTCTCGGACGTGGAGGGCCTCTTCACCGCCGACCCGCGCAAGAACCCGGACGCCCGGCTGCTCCCCCAGGTGGATGCCGTCACCCCCGAGCTGCTCGCCCTGGCCGGTGGCTCCGGCTCCCAGGTGGGCACCGGCGGCATGGCCACCAAGATTCGCGCCGCCGCCCGCGTCACGGAGCTCGGTGTCCGCTGCATCATCACCTCCGGCGCCGTGCCCGGCCGCCTGCGCTCCGCGCTATCTGGCGAGCCTGTGGGCACCCTCTTCGAGACCCCCGGCACCCGGCGCAGCGCGCGCATGGCGTGGATCGCCCACGCGCTCAAGCCCAAGGGGCGGCTCATCGTGGACGCGGGCGCTCGCGAGGCCATCGTCGTCGGCAAGCGCAGCCTGCTGCCCTCGGGCATCCGCTCCGTGGAGGGTGATTTCGGGCGGGGAGACCCGGTGGATCTCGTGGATGAGCAGGGGCAGGCATTCGCCCGCGGGCTCAGCTCCTATGAGGATGGGGAGCTGCGGCGCATCGCGGGGCTCAAGAGCGCCGACATCGAGTCGGTGCTCGGGTACCGGTACCTCGACGAGGCCGTGCACCGGGACGATCTGGCCGTGTTGTGA
- a CDS encoding helix-turn-helix transcriptional regulator: MSVHERLRRLLFLVPYVSSRPGISVEELARALNVSREHLLEDLDLLTCVGRPPFNPDDYIDIYVENDRVYVDLDQRLSAPPRLTLGEASALAASAELLRPAAGDALSSAVEKLERVLPPGTHERFRAMYRKIDAALEAPQALGPLTRAIHARLEVTFDYVTPGRGAPESRRVRPHELLSHRGQWYLQAWDLNRQDDRLFRVDRMEGLAVTDTPFQPREDARAQVPNPARTDAAVRVRFSKLVAPYLRERFGEDARLLADGGVEVRVAGDNERWLTQWVLSFGGEAEVLEPASARAAVARAAKAVLGV; this comes from the coding sequence ATGAGCGTCCACGAGCGTCTGCGCCGCCTGCTGTTCCTCGTGCCCTACGTGTCCTCGCGCCCCGGCATCTCCGTGGAGGAGCTGGCGCGCGCCCTCAACGTCAGCCGGGAGCACCTGCTGGAGGACCTGGATCTGCTCACCTGCGTGGGCCGGCCGCCCTTCAACCCGGACGACTACATCGACATCTACGTCGAGAACGACCGCGTCTACGTGGACCTCGACCAGCGCCTGTCCGCGCCGCCGCGCCTCACCCTGGGCGAGGCCTCGGCCCTGGCCGCCTCGGCGGAGCTGCTGCGTCCGGCCGCGGGCGACGCGCTGAGCAGCGCCGTGGAGAAGCTCGAGCGCGTGCTGCCGCCGGGCACGCACGAGCGCTTCCGGGCGATGTACCGGAAGATCGACGCCGCGCTGGAGGCCCCGCAGGCGCTGGGGCCGCTCACCCGGGCCATCCACGCGCGGCTGGAGGTGACGTTCGACTACGTCACCCCCGGCCGGGGTGCTCCCGAGTCGCGCCGCGTCCGGCCCCACGAGCTGCTCAGCCACCGCGGCCAGTGGTACCTCCAGGCGTGGGACCTCAACCGTCAGGACGACCGGCTCTTCCGGGTGGACCGGATGGAGGGGCTGGCCGTCACCGACACCCCCTTCCAGCCCCGGGAGGACGCCCGTGCCCAGGTGCCCAACCCGGCCCGGACCGATGCGGCCGTCCGGGTACGCTTCTCCAAGCTGGTGGCGCCCTATCTCCGGGAGCGCTTCGGCGAGGACGCCCGCCTGCTCGCGGACGGAGGCGTCGAGGTGCGGGTCGCGGGCGACAATGAGCGCTGGTTGACGCAGTGGGTGCTATCGTTCGGCGGCGAGGCCGAGGTGCTCGAGCCCGCCTCGGCCCGTGCGGCCGTGGCCCGGGCGGCGAAGGCCGTGCTAGGAGTCTGA
- a CDS encoding response regulator transcription factor, with amino-acid sequence MSDKPRRILVVEDDLAILTGLSMNLKFEGYEVLQAQDGRQGLARALDESPDLLVLDVMMPELNGFEVLKELRQRGRDTPVVVLSAKGAEMDKILGLNLGADDYVAKPFGLQELLARIKAVLRRRYPAAGQPPPLAFADVQVDMAAKTVTRGGKPVELTAQEFKLLAHFLAHPGRTFNREELLSAAWGYNYEGSARTVDNFMRQLRLKLEPDPEEPRHFLTIRGLGYRFER; translated from the coding sequence ATGAGCGACAAGCCCCGACGCATCCTGGTGGTGGAAGACGACCTGGCCATCCTCACCGGGCTGTCCATGAACCTGAAGTTCGAGGGCTACGAGGTCCTCCAGGCCCAGGATGGCCGGCAGGGACTGGCGCGCGCGCTCGACGAGTCCCCGGACCTGCTCGTGCTGGACGTCATGATGCCCGAGCTCAACGGCTTCGAGGTGCTCAAGGAGCTGCGCCAGCGCGGCCGGGACACCCCCGTGGTGGTGCTCAGCGCCAAGGGCGCGGAGATGGACAAGATCCTCGGCCTCAACCTGGGCGCGGACGACTACGTGGCCAAGCCCTTCGGGTTGCAGGAGCTGCTGGCACGCATCAAGGCCGTGCTGCGCCGGCGCTACCCGGCCGCCGGACAGCCCCCACCGCTCGCCTTCGCGGACGTCCAGGTGGACATGGCCGCCAAGACGGTGACGCGCGGCGGCAAGCCCGTGGAGCTCACCGCGCAGGAGTTCAAGCTGCTGGCCCACTTCCTCGCCCACCCGGGGCGCACCTTCAACCGCGAGGAGCTGCTGAGCGCCGCCTGGGGCTACAACTACGAGGGCAGCGCGCGCACGGTGGACAACTTCATGCGCCAGCTGCGGCTCAAGCTGGAGCCCGACCCCGAGGAGCCCCGCCACTTCCTCACCATCCGCGGGCTTGGCTACCGCTTCGAGCGCTGA
- a CDS encoding sensor histidine kinase codes for MQSSPPSVILSFRRTFALLIILVVLPSAGLSGFGVVAIINERAAVEKRLEAAWQGTLETLEEDLPAALRASDFELVEGKPRLMAPDGRLLSTQDTFQVEGKEVRTADTELAAALQAVGFSSTHFPAVTSHFSLMVGGHAVLIAAERRGDVVHGVRLSQEAVEALLAERAESQVTSSEPVRFVLIGRQEPVGEGLMGKLAAEVAQARASALGPQVLADQVLPPPLQDFRLGVVPTGEDPVARASTRNRVVYVVLMALFYLTLTFGVVYTGRVLHREAKLSRMKTDFVSLVSHELRTPVTSIRMFIETLALGRVKDPAQTQQVLQMLTQETERLSTLVERVLDWSRIESGRKEYHPEIQPVAVVVDTAVAAFRAQRLEGDMQLTVQVPDALPPIQVDRDAISAALLNLLQNAYKYSGDDKRIALSVHSQGKWVGLTVEDHGVGISPRDRKRIFERFYRVDNLLTRKTEGSGLGLAITKRIVEAHGGRITVKSEPGKGSRFTIQLPVAKA; via the coding sequence GTGCAGAGCTCACCCCCCTCCGTCATCCTCAGCTTCCGGCGCACCTTCGCGCTGCTCATCATCCTGGTCGTGCTGCCGTCGGCCGGGCTGTCCGGCTTCGGCGTGGTGGCCATCATCAATGAGCGCGCCGCGGTGGAGAAACGCCTGGAGGCCGCCTGGCAGGGCACGCTGGAGACACTCGAGGAGGATCTGCCCGCGGCCTTGAGGGCCTCGGACTTCGAGTTGGTGGAGGGCAAGCCGCGGCTGATGGCCCCCGATGGACGCCTCCTGTCCACCCAGGACACCTTCCAGGTGGAGGGCAAGGAGGTGCGCACGGCGGACACGGAACTCGCCGCGGCCCTGCAGGCCGTGGGGTTCTCGTCCACGCACTTCCCGGCGGTCACCTCCCACTTCTCCCTCATGGTGGGCGGGCACGCCGTGCTCATCGCCGCCGAGCGACGGGGAGACGTGGTGCACGGCGTCCGCCTGTCGCAGGAGGCGGTGGAAGCGCTGCTCGCCGAGCGGGCCGAGAGCCAGGTGACGTCCAGCGAGCCGGTGCGCTTCGTCCTCATCGGCCGCCAGGAGCCCGTGGGCGAGGGGCTCATGGGCAAGCTGGCCGCCGAGGTGGCCCAGGCCCGGGCCAGCGCGCTCGGGCCGCAGGTGCTCGCCGATCAGGTGCTGCCCCCACCGCTGCAGGACTTCCGGCTGGGCGTGGTGCCCACCGGGGAGGACCCCGTGGCGCGCGCCTCCACCCGCAACCGCGTGGTGTACGTGGTGCTGATGGCGCTCTTCTACCTCACGCTCACCTTCGGCGTCGTCTACACCGGCCGCGTGCTGCACCGCGAGGCCAAGCTGTCGCGCATGAAGACGGACTTCGTGTCGCTGGTGAGCCACGAGCTGCGCACCCCCGTCACCTCCATCCGCATGTTCATCGAGACGCTCGCCCTGGGCCGCGTGAAGGACCCCGCCCAGACGCAGCAGGTGCTGCAGATGCTCACCCAGGAGACGGAGCGGCTGAGCACGCTCGTCGAGCGGGTGCTGGACTGGTCGCGCATCGAGAGCGGGCGCAAGGAGTACCACCCGGAGATCCAGCCCGTGGCCGTCGTGGTGGACACCGCGGTGGCCGCCTTCCGCGCCCAACGTCTGGAGGGCGACATGCAACTCACCGTGCAGGTGCCCGACGCGCTCCCCCCCATCCAGGTGGACCGCGACGCCATCTCCGCCGCGCTGCTCAACCTGCTGCAGAACGCCTACAAGTACAGCGGCGATGACAAGCGCATCGCCCTCTCCGTCCACTCCCAGGGGAAATGGGTGGGACTGACGGTGGAGGACCATGGCGTGGGCATCTCGCCACGGGACCGTAAACGCATCTTCGAGCGCTTCTACCGGGTGGACAACCTGCTCACCCGCAAGACGGAGGGCAGTGGATTGGGGCTGGCCATCACCAAGCGCATCGTGGAGGCTCACGGCGGGCGCATCACCGTGAAGAGCGAGCCGGGCAAGGGCAGCCGCTTCACCATCCAACTCCCCGTGGCAAAGGCATGA
- the hflX gene encoding GTPase HflX: protein MKEIYGNTLGLKASEQSRLRNTYRRRVSPHEIVSPELARHLTELSSETNRQVGVLLNRKGEIEYVVVGNAHKLELPDIGRARAGQVRLRGLRLVHTHLKSEPLTKDDLTDLALLRLDMVAAVGVGETGLPGVLHYAHLVPENGTGDFWSVSTLPSVHDGQPDVLDTLEALEQELNRKAAARTVSGRDKAILVAVCLDGNRANAEASLAELKELARTAGVEVLDSVLQMRREADPRYLIGRGKLEDLNLRSMQAMADVLIFDKDLTPSQGRHISEATSLKVIDRTQLILDIFAQRAQSAEGKLQVELAQLKYRLPRLVQSDTSLSRLAGGIGGRGPGETKLEIDRRRARDRINHLEKRIDSLSREREVRRAQRNRRDLPVISIVGYTNAGKSTLLNAITGSEVLAENKLFATLDPTSRRLRFPQEREVIITDTVGFIRDLPKDLVAAFRATLEELYDADLLLHVVDASDPARDEQVQAVEGILESLELMQKPRMMVWNKADQLSPEEVESLLRTRGGVAISAIQREGLATLLAKADTTLFAEGASQNLGVVITEDASYSLAETTGDASEDLGQADEESSRSLGAA from the coding sequence TTGAAGGAAATCTACGGCAACACCCTGGGACTCAAGGCAAGCGAGCAGAGCCGGCTGCGCAACACCTACCGCCGTCGCGTCTCCCCTCACGAGATTGTCTCTCCGGAACTCGCCCGCCATCTCACCGAGCTGTCGAGCGAGACCAACCGGCAGGTCGGCGTCCTCCTCAACCGCAAGGGGGAGATCGAGTACGTGGTGGTGGGCAACGCCCACAAGCTGGAGCTGCCGGACATCGGCCGCGCCCGCGCCGGCCAGGTGCGTCTGCGTGGTCTGCGCCTGGTGCACACCCACCTCAAGAGCGAGCCGCTCACCAAGGACGACCTCACCGACCTCGCGCTGCTGCGCCTGGACATGGTCGCCGCCGTGGGCGTGGGGGAGACCGGTCTGCCCGGCGTCCTCCACTACGCCCACCTCGTGCCCGAGAATGGCACCGGTGACTTCTGGAGCGTCTCCACCCTGCCCAGCGTCCACGACGGCCAGCCCGATGTGCTCGACACGCTCGAGGCGCTCGAGCAGGAGCTCAACCGCAAGGCCGCCGCGCGTACCGTGAGCGGCCGGGACAAGGCCATCCTCGTGGCCGTGTGCCTCGACGGCAACCGCGCCAACGCCGAGGCCAGCCTCGCCGAGCTCAAGGAGCTCGCGCGCACCGCTGGCGTCGAGGTGCTCGACAGCGTCCTGCAGATGCGCCGTGAGGCCGACCCCCGCTACCTCATCGGCCGCGGCAAGCTCGAGGACCTCAACCTGCGCTCCATGCAGGCCATGGCCGACGTCCTCATCTTCGACAAGGACCTCACCCCCTCGCAGGGCCGTCACATCAGCGAGGCCACCAGCCTCAAGGTCATCGACCGCACCCAGCTCATCCTCGACATCTTCGCCCAGCGGGCGCAGAGCGCCGAGGGCAAGCTCCAGGTCGAGCTGGCCCAGCTCAAGTACCGCCTGCCCCGGCTCGTGCAGAGTGACACCTCGCTCAGCCGTCTGGCCGGCGGCATCGGCGGACGCGGCCCCGGTGAGACGAAGCTCGAGATCGATCGCCGCCGCGCGCGCGATCGCATCAACCATCTGGAGAAGCGCATCGACTCGCTCTCGCGTGAGCGCGAGGTGCGCAGGGCCCAGCGCAACCGGCGCGACCTGCCCGTCATCTCCATCGTCGGCTACACCAACGCGGGCAAGTCCACGCTCCTCAACGCCATCACCGGCTCCGAGGTGCTGGCGGAGAACAAGCTCTTCGCCACGTTGGACCCCACCAGCCGCCGCCTGCGCTTCCCCCAGGAGCGCGAGGTCATCATCACCGACACGGTGGGCTTCATCAGGGACCTGCCCAAGGACCTGGTGGCCGCCTTCCGCGCCACGCTCGAGGAACTGTACGACGCGGATCTGCTCCTGCACGTGGTGGACGCGAGCGACCCCGCCCGCGACGAGCAGGTGCAGGCCGTCGAGGGCATCCTCGAGTCGCTGGAGCTGATGCAGAAGCCGCGCATGATGGTGTGGAACAAGGCGGATCAGCTCTCCCCCGAGGAGGTGGAGTCGCTGCTGCGCACCCGCGGCGGCGTGGCCATCAGCGCCATCCAGCGCGAGGGTCTGGCCACCCTGCTGGCCAAGGCCGACACCACCCTCTTCGCCGAGGGCGCCTCGCAGAACCTCGGCGTCGTCATCACCGAGGACGCCTCGTACTCCCTCGCGGAGACCACCGGGGACGCCTCCGAGGACCTCGGGCAGGCCGACGAGGAGTCCTCCCGGAGCCTCGGGGCGGCATAG
- a CDS encoding helix-turn-helix transcriptional regulator yields MDRTERLLDLVALFLDAREPISWAELREHFPHDYMGISDDAAERKFERDKAELLELGFPLTYIQGDDERRDGYIVNRDAYYLPEVDLTKEELAVLYAAGSAALTSGAFPGRDDLSHALRKIGFFAGNALPTPRVRMELGTDQASPQLAAHLEALWEACAGHKWVQMTYVSPKRPDSTERKVDPYGLVLRRGSWTLVGFCHLRQDVRTFQVHRIRTLKVNTSRPRSPDFEVPEGFAFDDHVASYPWQHRFHPRLDVRLRLTGELASRAASLFPGGTVAPATEGEGVLVELPVTFLDGFLRFCLQLGPACRVESPEEARTRVKEMATRILEKHGVREEVAA; encoded by the coding sequence ATGGACCGGACCGAACGCCTCCTCGATCTCGTCGCGCTGTTCCTGGACGCTCGGGAACCCATCTCCTGGGCGGAGCTGCGCGAGCACTTCCCCCACGACTACATGGGCATCTCCGACGACGCCGCCGAACGCAAGTTCGAGCGGGACAAAGCGGAACTGCTCGAATTGGGCTTCCCCCTCACCTACATCCAGGGCGATGACGAGCGGAGGGACGGCTACATCGTCAACCGCGACGCCTACTACCTGCCCGAGGTGGACCTCACCAAGGAGGAACTGGCCGTCCTCTACGCCGCGGGCAGCGCCGCGCTCACCTCCGGGGCCTTCCCGGGCCGGGACGACCTGTCGCACGCGCTGAGGAAGATCGGCTTCTTCGCCGGCAACGCGCTGCCCACCCCGCGCGTGCGCATGGAGCTGGGGACGGATCAGGCCAGCCCGCAGCTCGCCGCGCACCTGGAGGCGCTCTGGGAGGCGTGCGCCGGGCACAAGTGGGTGCAGATGACGTACGTGTCGCCCAAGCGCCCGGACTCCACCGAGCGCAAGGTGGACCCGTACGGGCTGGTGCTGCGCCGGGGCAGCTGGACGTTGGTGGGCTTCTGCCACCTGCGCCAGGATGTGCGCACCTTCCAGGTGCACCGCATCCGCACGCTCAAGGTGAACACCTCCCGGCCGCGCTCCCCGGACTTCGAGGTACCCGAGGGCTTCGCCTTCGACGACCACGTGGCCAGCTACCCCTGGCAGCACCGCTTCCACCCGCGCCTGGACGTGCGCCTGCGCCTCACGGGCGAGCTGGCCTCGCGCGCCGCCTCGCTCTTCCCGGGTGGCACCGTGGCCCCGGCCACGGAAGGGGAGGGTGTGCTCGTGGAGCTGCCGGTGACGTTCCTGGATGGCTTCCTGCGCTTCTGCCTGCAGCTCGGGCCCGCGTGCCGCGTGGAGTCCCCCGAGGAGGCCCGGACGCGGGTGAAGGAGATGGCCACGCGCATCCTCGAGAAGCACGGCGTCCGTGAGGAGGTGGCGGCATGA
- a CDS encoding FHA domain-containing protein, producing the protein MSFQLTIAEGKEAGKEFTFEQDSVLIGRVAECDVVLYDAGISRRHCRVFSEDGQYFVEDLGSSNGTQVNGTAVKEKQPLSEGDKLSLGPVVFVFKPMGDEFAAPEPITDANATFDGNSTRIVSVDAVARQRNRNKGEALAPEGANEEDLEEARLNTTRPIQALNVPRTATRPSLPATSSSSAPPRPTRAGGQSGAALARAPASAPEAPRRRPTSNAVARSAPEKGGGLSAAERARIRRETPGVLAQLKLFWIDASVNVRRGIIGAAVVMALGLMGVVYWLVLGGEKQVQRGPEPTTLSSTPIEDSFGLGEGVTWDNSDQKVFDWEYTAATRVLGILHYQAQGISDGEVEVTVNGVNVAKVPADTLASQDRMLEVVIPWQILKKGETNRIVFDNTKNPPGEDPWRVWNVWLEKVLLPEIPPEQLLDEARKAYSRGRKNMETAAVGARNRYEAWKSFREAWMLLEAHPEPKPDLYFEAQERVKDAQKELDRVCAKLMLEVESYVNQSNWQAASATLDHTRQYFPGDYDQRCAYMAEMKRAELGL; encoded by the coding sequence ATGAGCTTCCAGCTGACGATCGCCGAGGGCAAGGAGGCCGGGAAGGAGTTCACCTTCGAGCAGGACTCCGTCCTCATCGGCCGGGTCGCCGAGTGTGACGTCGTCCTGTACGACGCGGGCATCTCCCGCCGCCACTGCCGCGTCTTCTCCGAGGATGGCCAGTACTTCGTCGAGGACCTGGGCAGCTCCAACGGCACCCAGGTGAACGGTACGGCGGTGAAGGAGAAGCAGCCGCTGTCGGAGGGAGACAAGCTCTCGCTCGGGCCGGTGGTGTTCGTCTTCAAGCCGATGGGCGACGAGTTCGCCGCGCCGGAGCCGATCACCGACGCCAACGCCACGTTCGATGGCAACAGCACGCGCATCGTGTCCGTGGACGCGGTGGCGCGCCAGCGCAACCGCAACAAGGGCGAGGCCCTGGCGCCCGAGGGCGCCAACGAGGAGGACCTCGAGGAGGCACGGCTCAACACCACCCGCCCCATCCAGGCCCTCAACGTGCCGCGCACGGCCACCCGCCCCAGCCTGCCGGCCACCTCGTCCTCGAGCGCGCCTCCCCGTCCCACCCGCGCCGGTGGGCAGTCCGGCGCCGCCCTGGCACGCGCTCCGGCCTCGGCTCCCGAGGCTCCGCGCCGCCGTCCCACGTCCAACGCGGTGGCGCGCTCCGCCCCGGAGAAGGGGGGCGGACTGTCCGCCGCCGAGCGCGCCCGCATCCGGCGCGAGACTCCGGGTGTGTTGGCGCAGCTGAAGCTCTTCTGGATCGACGCCAGCGTCAACGTGCGCCGCGGCATCATCGGCGCGGCCGTGGTGATGGCACTGGGCCTCATGGGCGTCGTGTACTGGCTGGTGCTCGGAGGGGAGAAGCAGGTGCAGCGCGGTCCCGAGCCCACCACCCTCAGCTCCACGCCCATCGAGGACTCCTTCGGTCTGGGCGAGGGCGTGACGTGGGACAACTCGGACCAGAAGGTGTTCGACTGGGAGTACACCGCCGCGACCCGCGTGCTGGGCATCCTCCACTACCAGGCGCAGGGCATCTCCGACGGCGAGGTGGAGGTGACGGTCAACGGCGTGAACGTGGCCAAGGTGCCCGCGGACACGCTGGCCAGCCAGGATCGCATGCTCGAGGTGGTCATCCCCTGGCAGATCCTCAAGAAGGGCGAGACCAACCGCATCGTGTTCGACAACACGAAGAACCCGCCCGGGGAGGATCCCTGGCGCGTGTGGAACGTCTGGCTGGAGAAGGTGCTGCTGCCGGAGATTCCGCCCGAGCAGCTGTTGGACGAGGCGCGCAAGGCGTACAGCCGGGGCCGCAAGAACATGGAGACGGCGGCGGTGGGCGCGCGCAACCGCTACGAGGCGTGGAAGTCCTTCCGCGAGGCGTGGATGCTGCTGGAGGCCCACCCCGAGCCCAAGCCGGACCTCTACTTCGAGGCGCAGGAGCGCGTGAAGGATGCGCAGAAGGAGCTGGACCGCGTCTGCGCCAAGCTGATGCTGGAGGTGGAGAGCTACGTCAACCAGAGCAACTGGCAGGCGGCCTCGGCCACGCTGGACCATACCCGCCAGTACTTCCCGGGTGACTATGATCAGCGCTGCGCCTACATGGCGGAGATGAAGCGCGCCGAGCTCGGGCTGTAG